CGAATCGAGTGAGGAGAGAATGAAATCGGGCGGTGCAGTCGCACCGCCCTGATTTCTCCTCTGACGAGTAACGGGCTACTCGCCTGGAGTCTCGGTCCCAGTGCCAGGCTCAGGGGCTGCAGGCTCCTCCTTGGCGCCGCAACCGGCGATCAGAGCGACCGACGACGCCAGAACCAGAACGGCCAAAAGCTGAGCGATAAGCTTCTTCATTCTTCCCTCCATAGTTCAGCGTGGCCGCTCTGTGCGGCAGCCCGCTGATGAGATCTCACGTGCTCTTTCCAGATCGCCTTTCGCGCCGGGCTGGAGTTCTCCTGCTTTGCCGGCGCCGGAAAGTCCCTAGGGCTCGAGTGCCGCGAGCAGAACGTCCACAGTGAGGTGAATCGAGTCCATCTCGACACGCTCCGTGACGCCGTGCGCATCTTTACCCCAAGGCCCGATGTTGGCGACTGGGCAGCCGAGCCCCGAGAGGCCGACTTCTGGCACAGTATAACCCAATCTGCTCGCTTTCCACTGGGGCGTGTTCGATGCGAGTTCGGCGACGTGTTCAGGCTGAGTCGCTCCCCCGATGTAACTGACGTCGCTGATGTACGGGTAGAAGTCCCGGACGCACATGCCGAAGCGCCGGCCGAGGGATTGCATCCTCGCGCGAAAGGCCATGTCTCGAACGTGAACGTGCGGATAGTACGGTGGGGCTAGCAGGATGAGGACGAAGGGCCACTCGATGCGCGAACGCTCTACGGCGGCTCGCGCGACAGCCAAACTGATGTCTCTGTGGTCGGGCTCGCCTTCGGCGTGCGCCATGACGGCAGCCATCGCGGCTTCCCTAGCCTCGGCAGGCAGATCCTGGTATAGCAGCACCTTGGGCCTGAGCTCGGGCGGGGTTTCCCGCTCCGCTTCGCTCGAGTGGCGAGCCAGGCTCTCACTACGGCGTTCCAGTACGCGCTGCACTGCCTCCTCGGCAACGGCCTTGAGCGCAGCGAGGGCGTCTCCAGGGCCACGGGAGTAGGTCATTAGATTGCAATAGGCATAGGCCTCGAACGCTGTCTGCACGTCGTAAGTGGGCTTGAGGTCCCTTAGGCAGAGGGTGACGGGGGGGACGGAGATCTCGTCGCCAACCTTATCACACAGGTCTGGGTTGAGGTCAATCAGGGACACCAACTCCGCTGCAA
This DNA window, taken from Fimbriimonadia bacterium, encodes the following:
- a CDS encoding argininosuccinate lyase, producing MKKLIAQLLAVLVLASSVALIAGCGAKEEPAAPEPGTGTETPGE
- a CDS encoding M20/M25/M40 family metallo-hydrolase, with product MKLDPVLLAQRLVAQPSVTGDSASENRMADLIAEELATIGLEPGFWPTADGRKSVWALHRGGAGKELWVLTSHFDTVGIGDYAGIPGGDAFHPDTLVEPFATGRYGREVADDAKSGRYLFGRGGLDMKSGIAAQIAALASRPGANVLFLSCPDEEAASAGILSALPQVKALADAEGLSLCGVLNSDYTAPRFPGDENKYLYLGSVGKLLPMFLIGGIETHVGEPYRGLDACAIAAELVSLIDLNPDLCDKVGDEISVPPVTLCLRDLKPTYDVQTAFEAYAYCNLMTYSRGPGDALAALKAVAEEAVQRVLERRSESLARHSSEAERETPPELRPKVLLYQDLPAEAREAAMAAVMAHAEGEPDHRDISLAVARAAVERSRIEWPFVLILLAPPYYPHVHVRDMAFRARMQSLGRRFGMCVRDFYPYISDVSYIGGATQPEHVAELASNTPQWKASRLGYTVPEVGLSGLGCPVANIGPWGKDAHGVTERVEMDSIHLTVDVLLAALEP